A single window of Streptomyces sudanensis DNA harbors:
- a CDS encoding bifunctional metallophosphatase/5'-nucleotidase, with the protein MSATRHKKPMGRRMLAAAAGVATLGALVAALPAGAAEGAGADGRTHGGNGKAIGRTVDVQLLSFNDLHGNLEPPAGSSGEVTHVHPDGTAEKIKAGGVEYLATHLRDAREGNRYSITAAAGDMIGASPLISGLFHDEPTIEALNKLKLDVSSVGNHEFDEGAAELARIQNGGCHPVDGCAEGTRYEGAAFPYLAANVTDEKTGRPVLDPYFVWQKDGVRIGFIGVTLEGTPNIVNAEGIKGLKFGDEVEAIDKYTKILERRGVKSVVALIHEGGMPASSAYNYDCDSPGPGDGISGPVAEIARKLNPQVDALVTGHTHQAYACTVPDPAGKPRTVTSAASYGRLYTDTTLTYDRATKDIVRTAVTSANHVVTRDDRAKDMTDLIAKWNGLAAPIANRPVGHITADIDGRGSTAYEKPLGNLIADAQLEALAPADKGGAQIAFMNPGGIRADLVHARSGSEAADGIVTYGEAYTVQPFTNMTTTVDLTGEQIVTALRQQVSGANEASPKILQVSRGFTYTLDMTKTGAARVDASSVRLNGEPLDPARTYRVAMNEFLAGGGDGFPVLGQGRNKLVGASDLEVFIAYLGAHSSADAPLAPPATDRIRVVR; encoded by the coding sequence ATGTCAGCTACGCGGCACAAGAAGCCCATGGGGCGGCGGATGCTCGCCGCCGCGGCCGGCGTCGCCACCCTCGGCGCTCTCGTGGCGGCCCTCCCGGCCGGCGCGGCCGAGGGGGCCGGCGCGGACGGCCGGACGCACGGCGGGAACGGGAAGGCGATCGGACGCACCGTCGACGTGCAGTTGCTCTCCTTCAACGACCTGCACGGCAACCTGGAGCCCCCGGCCGGCTCCTCCGGCGAGGTCACGCACGTCCACCCGGACGGCACCGCCGAGAAGATCAAGGCCGGCGGCGTCGAGTACCTGGCCACGCACCTGCGCGACGCCCGCGAGGGCAACCGCTACTCGATCACCGCGGCGGCCGGCGACATGATCGGCGCCTCCCCCCTGATCTCCGGCCTGTTCCACGACGAGCCGACGATCGAGGCGCTCAACAAGCTGAAGCTCGACGTCAGCTCGGTCGGCAACCACGAGTTCGACGAGGGCGCGGCCGAGCTGGCCCGCATCCAGAACGGCGGCTGCCACCCCGTGGACGGCTGCGCCGAGGGCACGCGGTACGAGGGCGCCGCGTTCCCCTACCTGGCCGCGAACGTCACCGACGAGAAGACCGGCAGGCCGGTCCTCGACCCGTACTTCGTGTGGCAGAAGGACGGCGTCCGCATCGGCTTCATCGGTGTGACCCTGGAGGGCACCCCGAACATCGTCAACGCCGAGGGCATCAAGGGCCTGAAGTTCGGCGACGAGGTCGAGGCGATCGACAAGTACACGAAGATCCTGGAGCGCCGGGGCGTGAAGTCCGTCGTCGCCCTGATCCACGAGGGCGGGATGCCGGCCTCCTCGGCGTACAACTACGACTGCGACAGCCCCGGTCCGGGCGACGGGATCTCCGGCCCGGTCGCCGAGATCGCCAGGAAGCTCAACCCGCAGGTCGACGCCCTGGTCACCGGCCACACCCACCAGGCGTACGCCTGCACCGTCCCCGACCCGGCGGGCAAGCCGCGCACGGTCACCTCGGCGGCGTCGTACGGCAGGCTGTACACCGACACGACCCTCACCTACGACCGCGCCACCAAGGACATCGTCCGCACCGCCGTCACCTCCGCGAACCACGTGGTCACCCGTGACGACCGGGCCAAGGACATGACCGACCTGATCGCCAAGTGGAACGGCCTCGCCGCGCCGATCGCCAACCGCCCGGTGGGCCACATCACCGCCGACATCGACGGACGCGGCTCCACCGCCTACGAGAAGCCGCTCGGCAACCTGATCGCCGACGCCCAGCTGGAGGCTCTCGCCCCGGCGGACAAGGGCGGGGCGCAGATCGCCTTCATGAACCCGGGCGGCATCCGCGCCGACCTGGTCCACGCCAGGTCCGGCAGCGAGGCGGCGGACGGCATCGTGACGTACGGCGAGGCGTACACCGTCCAGCCATTCACCAACATGACGACCACCGTGGACCTGACCGGCGAGCAGATCGTCACCGCGCTCCGGCAGCAGGTCAGCGGCGCGAACGAGGCGTCGCCGAAGATCCTCCAGGTGTCGCGGGGCTTCACCTACACCCTGGACATGACGAAGACCGGTGCCGCCCGCGTCGACGCCTCCTCGGTGCGGCTGAACGGCGAGCCGCTCGACCCGGCCAGGACGTACCGCGTCGCGATGAACGAGTTCCTCGCGGGCGGCGGCGACGGCT